One Mycobacterium sp. SMC-4 DNA window includes the following coding sequences:
- a CDS encoding alpha/beta fold hydrolase, translating into MPSPMITVDGFGVPVEVAGPQKGSVVVLLSAAQKVPAAYEAVCQRLHTASLKTVVIGPDPRLTAKSVLGILDSLDVRWALLVGDRSGGELAWELAATRLDRFIGLVVIDRGHPRVADHTGVVRDQDCPPVELNTTALVSNSASRAVASASQRYVYGEYRVVDLLGRRHAADSTAQLAAEIVLRTSTW; encoded by the coding sequence ATGCCCTCACCCATGATCACCGTCGATGGCTTCGGCGTACCCGTCGAGGTCGCCGGACCCCAGAAGGGGTCGGTCGTGGTGCTGCTCAGCGCGGCGCAGAAGGTGCCGGCGGCCTACGAGGCGGTGTGCCAGCGGCTGCACACGGCGTCACTGAAGACCGTCGTGATCGGCCCTGATCCGCGGTTGACGGCCAAGTCGGTGCTCGGCATCCTCGACTCCCTCGACGTCCGGTGGGCGCTGCTGGTGGGGGACCGCTCCGGCGGCGAGCTGGCCTGGGAGCTGGCCGCCACCCGGCTGGACCGGTTCATCGGCCTGGTGGTCATCGACCGCGGGCACCCGCGCGTGGCCGACCACACCGGCGTGGTGCGCGACCAGGATTGCCCCCCGGTCGAGCTCAACACCACTGCGCTGGTCAGCAACAGCGCATCGCGGGCGGTGGCCAGCGCCAGTCAGCGCTATGTCTACGGCGAATACCGGGTCGTCGACCTGCTGGGCCGGCGCCACGCCGCGGACTCGACGGCTCAGCTGGCTGCCGAGATCGTGCTGCGCACCAGCACCTGGTGA
- the ngg gene encoding N-acetylglutaminylglutamine synthetase translates to MTDTAAGGEHGSEAITMALHEASPPELVDAMDSNVALELGWGRLLFGQTFADPAQLASALRGEAQGRRDICIYPREPHVLVSKAPAELFIDPSHTYRLRFADADEPDVAFSGFTVRTLHSRGDADAINRVYVRCGMVPAPTDVIWDNHRNQPSVDYLVAVTEDGTVIGTVTGVDHTTLFDDPENGSSLWTLAVDPAATLPGVGAALTRALASLYRKRGRAYMDLSVTHDNAAAIALYEKLGFARVPVMAVKRKNAINEPLFTHPPETVDDLNPYARIIADEAMRRGIWVEVLDAEAGEMRLSHGGRSVITRESLSEYTSAVAMSRCDDKRLTRRIVSEAGIAVPRGRLATFDQADHDFLSEVGDVVVKPTRGEQGKGITVGVDGPAELDAALARAREQHPEVLIEQRAPGDDLRLVVIDGKVVAAALRMPAEVVGTGRHTIRELIEAQSRRRAAVTGGESRIPMDAVTENTVKEAGFTLDDVLAEGEHLRVRRTANLHQGGTIHDVTATVHPELCRVGVAAAAAIGIPVTGIDLLVPDVTKPEYVFIEANERPGLANHEPQPTAAAFVDFLFPNQPGLPQAWTPEEAPAP, encoded by the coding sequence ATGACCGACACCGCCGCAGGCGGCGAGCACGGCAGCGAAGCCATCACCATGGCGCTGCACGAGGCGTCACCGCCCGAGCTCGTCGACGCGATGGACTCCAATGTCGCCCTCGAACTCGGTTGGGGCCGGCTACTTTTCGGTCAGACCTTCGCCGACCCGGCGCAACTGGCCAGCGCGCTGCGCGGTGAGGCCCAAGGCCGCCGCGATATCTGCATCTACCCGCGCGAGCCGCATGTGCTGGTGTCCAAGGCTCCGGCTGAGCTGTTCATCGATCCCAGTCACACCTATCGCCTGCGCTTCGCCGACGCCGACGAACCAGATGTGGCCTTCAGCGGGTTCACCGTGCGCACGCTGCACAGCCGCGGTGACGCCGACGCGATCAACCGGGTCTATGTGCGGTGCGGCATGGTCCCCGCCCCCACCGACGTGATCTGGGACAACCACCGCAACCAGCCGTCGGTGGACTACCTGGTCGCGGTCACCGAGGACGGGACGGTGATCGGCACGGTCACCGGCGTCGACCACACGACACTGTTCGATGATCCGGAGAACGGTTCGAGTCTGTGGACACTGGCCGTGGACCCCGCAGCGACCCTGCCCGGCGTCGGGGCCGCTCTCACCCGCGCGCTGGCCTCGTTGTACCGCAAACGCGGCCGCGCCTACATGGATCTGTCGGTCACCCACGACAACGCCGCGGCGATCGCGCTGTACGAGAAGCTCGGCTTCGCCCGCGTTCCGGTGATGGCCGTCAAACGCAAGAACGCGATCAACGAGCCGCTGTTCACCCATCCCCCCGAGACCGTCGACGACCTCAACCCCTACGCGCGCATCATCGCCGACGAGGCGATGCGCCGCGGCATCTGGGTGGAGGTGCTCGACGCCGAAGCGGGCGAGATGCGGCTGTCCCACGGCGGACGCAGTGTCATCACCCGAGAGTCATTGTCGGAGTACACTTCTGCGGTCGCGATGAGCCGATGCGACGACAAGCGCCTGACCCGCCGCATCGTCTCCGAAGCCGGCATCGCCGTGCCCAGGGGCCGGCTGGCGACGTTCGACCAGGCTGACCACGACTTCCTGTCCGAGGTCGGCGACGTCGTGGTCAAACCCACCCGAGGTGAACAAGGCAAGGGCATCACCGTCGGTGTCGACGGTCCCGCCGAACTCGACGCCGCGCTGGCCCGCGCCCGTGAACAGCATCCCGAGGTGCTCATCGAGCAGCGCGCCCCGGGTGACGACCTGCGGCTGGTGGTGATCGATGGCAAGGTCGTCGCCGCGGCGCTGCGCATGCCCGCTGAGGTGGTGGGCACCGGGCGCCACACCATCCGGGAACTCATCGAAGCCCAGAGCCGCCGCCGCGCGGCAGTCACCGGCGGGGAGTCCCGCATCCCGATGGATGCGGTCACCGAGAACACGGTCAAGGAGGCGGGTTTCACGCTCGACGACGTGTTGGCCGAGGGAGAGCACCTGCGGGTGCGGCGGACGGCGAACCTGCACCAGGGCGGCACAATTCACGACGTCACCGCGACCGTGCATCCCGAACTGTGCCGGGTCGGGGTAGCTGCCGCGGCAGCCATCGGCATCCCGGTGACCGGGATCGACCTGTTGGTGCCCGACGTGACCAAGCCGGAATACGTGTTCATCGAGGCCAATGAGCGTCCCGGATTGGCCAATCACGAGCCGCAACCGACGGCGGCGGCGTTCGTCGACTTCCTGTTCCCCAATCAGCCCGGTTTGCCGCAGGCCTGGACGCCCGAGGAAGCGCCCGCGCCGTAG